A single region of the Globicephala melas chromosome 12, mGloMel1.2, whole genome shotgun sequence genome encodes:
- the VAMP8 gene encoding vesicle-associated membrane protein 8 — protein MEEASGGGGDDRVRNLQSEVEGVKNIMTQNVERILARGENLDHLRNKTEDLEATSEHFKTTSQKVARKFWWKNVKMIVLICVIVFIIVLFIVLFATGAIP, from the exons ATG GAGGAGGCCAGCGGTGGTGGAGGAGATGACCGTGTGCGAAACCTGCAGAGCGAAGTGGAGGGAGTCAAGAATATTATGACCCAGAATGTGGAGCGGATCCTGGCCCGGGGAGAAAACTTGGATCATCTCCGTAACAAGACAGAGGATCtggaagccaca TCCGAGCACTTCAAGACCACATCGCAGAAGGTGGCTCGGAAGTTCTGGTGGAAGAATGTGAAGATGATCGTCCTCATCTGCGTGATTGTTTTTATCATCGTCCTCTTCATCGTGCTCTTTGCCACGGGTGCCATCCCTTAA